From a region of the Bradysia coprophila strain Holo2 chromosome X unlocalized genomic scaffold, BU_Bcop_v1 contig_173, whole genome shotgun sequence genome:
- the LOC119068354 gene encoding uncharacterized protein LOC119068354 isoform X3 yields MASKILKPRIIKNLKNCCYVLSQTWSSALKYHDQFKGRKLQPKCYWTLHGLWLCDKDDLDLKFEVENWFENDGTFEYPTNRHVLADLQAIAPDIHPDTWQKILHKRMYNKHGKVIVQCNSELGPTQPTSTITTSEAYFKKAVESAFQYNIGKYIKSTCLGCKLDLNAK; encoded by the exons atggcctcgaaaatattgaaacc tcgcattattaaaaatttaaaaaattgttgttatgTATTGAGTCAAACATGGTCATCAGCCCTAAAGTATCATGACCAGTTTAAAGGGCGAAAGCTCCAACCAAAATGTTATTGGACTTTACATGGTCTGTGGCTATGCGATAAAGACGACCTAGACCTAAAATTTGAAGTTGAAAATTGGTTTGAAAACGATGGGACATTTGAATATCCAACTAATAGACATGTTCTAGCAGACTTACAAGCAATTGCGCCTGATATACATCCAG ACACTTGGCAGAAAATATTACATAAACGAATGTACAACAAACACGGCAAGGTTATTGTCCAGTGCAATTCAGAACTTGGTCCCACACAGCCTACATCAACAATCACTACGTCAGAAGCGTATTTTAAGAAAGCAGTAGAATCGGCTTTTCAATATAATATTGGTAAATACATCAAAAGCACCTGCCTTGGATGTAAACTCGATTTAAACGCA AAATAA
- the LOC119068353 gene encoding elongation of very long chain fatty acids protein AAEL008004-like — translation METETVFDRIHSNIESTLRYVPETVSPFSMIVMLIGYLYCVLKQGPKFMKNRKAYDLRSVILVYNFLQIVANTMLVVTGAFMMWYAQDSYVCLKRNPLYLKMAVLYYTLKCCDLIETIIFVLRKKANQVSMLHVYHHLMVIIGTYIELVFSPSGHNMLPGLMNCCVHAVMYSYYFMSAYDPDLMKLESFKRWKKTVTQIQLVQFAVAMVHYIWPLVFGHCNMPPVFSLFCISQDIVMIYLFGRFYVKTYVHNDKTK, via the exons atgGAAACCGAAACTGTGTTCGATCGGATTCACAGCAATATTG AATCAACCCTTCGTTATGTGCCAGAAACTGTATCACCATTTTCGATGATAGTTATGCTAATCGGTTATCTGTATTGCGTCCTGAAACAAGGTCCCAAATTCATGAAGAACAGAAAGGCCTACGATTTACGGAGTGTCATTCTAGTGTataattttctacaaattgtAGCAAATACCATGCTTGTTGTTACG gGAGCATTTATGATGTGGTACGCCCAAGACAGTTACGTTTGCTTGAAACGTAACCCGTTGTACCTGAAGATGGCCGTTCTGTACTATACGCTTAAGTGCTGTGACCTGATCGAGACCATAATTTTTGTGCTGCGAAAGAAGGCCAATCAAGTGTCCATGCTGCACGTATACCATCATTTGATGGTAATCATTGGCACGTACATTGAATTGGTATTTAGTCCTAGCGGTCACAATATGTTGCCTGGCCTGATGAACTGTTGCGTTCATGCTGTTATGTATTCGTACTACTTTATGAGCGCTTACGATCCTGATTTAATGAAACTGGAATCGTTCAAACGATGGAAAAAGACGGTGACGCAAATACAATTA GTACAATTTGCCGTCGCAATGGTTCATTATATTTGGCCTCTGGTTTTCGGACATTGTAACATGCCACCAGTGTTCAGTTTGTTTTGTATTTCACAAGACATTGTGATGATATATCTGTTTGGTAGATTTTATGTGAAAACATATGTTCATAATGataaaactaaataa
- the LOC119068354 gene encoding uncharacterized protein LOC119068354 isoform X1: protein MASKILKPRIIKNLKNCCYVLSQTWSSALKYHDQFKGRKLQPKCYWTLHGLWLCDKDDLDLKFEVENWFENDGTFEYPTNRHVLADLQAIAPDIHPDTWQKILHKRMYNKHGKVIVQCNSELGPTQPTSTITTSEAYFKKAVESAFQYNIGKYIKSTCLGCKLDLNAVSEHIDDKLGYTPYIQK, encoded by the exons atggcctcgaaaatattgaaacc tcgcattattaaaaatttaaaaaattgttgttatgTATTGAGTCAAACATGGTCATCAGCCCTAAAGTATCATGACCAGTTTAAAGGGCGAAAGCTCCAACCAAAATGTTATTGGACTTTACATGGTCTGTGGCTATGCGATAAAGACGACCTAGACCTAAAATTTGAAGTTGAAAATTGGTTTGAAAACGATGGGACATTTGAATATCCAACTAATAGACATGTTCTAGCAGACTTACAAGCAATTGCGCCTGATATACATCCAG ACACTTGGCAGAAAATATTACATAAACGAATGTACAACAAACACGGCAAGGTTATTGTCCAGTGCAATTCAGAACTTGGTCCCACACAGCCTACATCAACAATCACTACGTCAGAAGCGTATTTTAAGAAAGCAGTAGAATCGGCTTTTCAATATAATATTGGTAAATACATCAAAAGCACCTGCCTTGGATGTAAACTCGATTTAAACGCAGTGAGTGAACATATCGATGATAAGCTCGGTTACACACCGtacattcaaaaatga
- the LOC119068354 gene encoding uncharacterized protein LOC119068354 isoform X2, with translation MASKILKPRIIKNLKNCCYVLSQTWSSALKYHDQFKGRKLQPKCYWTLHGLWLCDKDDLDLKFEVENWFENDGTFEYPTNRHVLADLQAIAPDIHPDTWQKILHKRMYNKHGKVIVQCNSELGPTQPTSTITTSEAYFKKAVESAFQYNIGKYIKSTCLGCKLDLNAASIYLAA, from the exons atggcctcgaaaatattgaaacc tcgcattattaaaaatttaaaaaattgttgttatgTATTGAGTCAAACATGGTCATCAGCCCTAAAGTATCATGACCAGTTTAAAGGGCGAAAGCTCCAACCAAAATGTTATTGGACTTTACATGGTCTGTGGCTATGCGATAAAGACGACCTAGACCTAAAATTTGAAGTTGAAAATTGGTTTGAAAACGATGGGACATTTGAATATCCAACTAATAGACATGTTCTAGCAGACTTACAAGCAATTGCGCCTGATATACATCCAG ACACTTGGCAGAAAATATTACATAAACGAATGTACAACAAACACGGCAAGGTTATTGTCCAGTGCAATTCAGAACTTGGTCCCACACAGCCTACATCAACAATCACTACGTCAGAAGCGTATTTTAAGAAAGCAGTAGAATCGGCTTTTCAATATAATATTGGTAAATACATCAAAAGCACCTGCCTTGGATGTAAACTCGATTTAAACGCA GCAAGTATTTACTTAGCGGCGTAG